One segment of Nostoc flagelliforme CCNUN1 DNA contains the following:
- a CDS encoding transposase, whose amino-acid sequence MEDISQSYLSAPIRAIQGERTISIDEMTGIQATERVLPSLPMRPGKVECREFEYIRHGTQTLIANFDVTTGQVVVPSIDQTRTEADFLSHCQRLIASDPNASKWHLIMDCLNIHQSESLVKWIADIEGITFDTLGIKGQSGILQSMNTRAQFLTNPQHKVVFHFTPKHCSWLNQVEIWFSILTRKLLSRGSFSSQADLKQQRLEFY is encoded by the coding sequence GTGGAAGACATTAGCCAAAGCTATTTAAGCGCCCCAATACGAGCTATTCAGGGAGAACGCACCATTAGCATTGATGAAATGACCGGTATTCAAGCCACCGAACGCGTACTTCCTAGTTTACCGATGCGACCAGGCAAAGTCGAATGTCGAGAATTTGAATATATTCGGCATGGCACCCAAACCTTAATTGCCAATTTTGATGTTACTACAGGTCAAGTTGTAGTTCCTAGCATTGATCAAACTCGGACTGAAGCCGATTTCTTGTCCCATTGCCAACGCTTAATTGCGTCTGACCCAAATGCCAGCAAGTGGCATTTGATTATGGATTGTCTGAATATCCATCAATCGGAATCCTTAGTCAAATGGATTGCTGACATTGAAGGCATCACCTTTGACACCTTGGGCATTAAAGGCCAGTCTGGCATCCTCCAATCGATGAATACCCGCGCCCAGTTTTTAACCAATCCTCAGCACAAGGTGGTTTTTCATTTCACCCCAAAACACTGCTCTTGGCTTAATCAGGTTGAAATTTGGTTTAGTATTCTCACACGCAAACTCTTGTCTAGAGGTAGTTTTTCTTCTCAAGCGGATCTCAAACAGCAGAGGCTTGAATTTTATTGA
- the secA gene encoding preprotein translocase subunit SecA — MLKLLLGDPNARKLKKYQPSVTEINLLEEEIKALSDEELKGKTVEFKQRFAKGETLDDLLPEAYAVVREAGRRVLGLRHFDVQLLGGIILHVGQIAEMKTGEGKTLVATLPSYLNGLTGKGVHVVTVNDYLARRDAEWMGQVHRFLGLSVGLIQSTMTPSERQKNYDCDITYVTNSEVGFDYLRDNMATSMADVVQRPFNYCVIDEVDSILIDEARTPLIISGQVERPTEKYLQAAEIAFTLKKDEHYDVDEKARNVLLTDEGFAESENLLGVTDLFDPEDPWAHFVFNAIKAKELFLKDVNYIVRNGEVVIVDEFTGRVLPGRRWSDGLHQAIEAKEHVDIQPETQTLATITYQNLFLLYPKLGGMTGTAKTEEPEFEKIYKLEVAVIPTNRDRRREDLSDMVFKTEPGKWGAIARECAEMHELGRPVLVGTTSVEKSELLSRLLKELAIPHELLNARPENVEREAEIVAQAGRKGAVTIATNMAGRGTDIILGGNSEYMARLKLREYFMPRIVMPEDEDSFGVQRPAGLPTGHGGGQGFVPGKKVKTWRASPEIFPTQLTKETEKLLKDAVEIAVREYGDRSLPELEAEEKVAVAAEKAPIDDPVIQKLREAYNRVKQEYEQFTTREHDEVVGIGGLHVIGTERHESRRIDNQLRGRAGRQGDPGTTRFFLSLEDNLLRIFGGDRVAGLMNAFQVEEDMPIESGMLTRSLEGAQKKVETYYYDIRKQVFEYDEVMNNQRRAIYAERRRVLEGQDLKEQVIKYAEKTMDDIVDYYINVDLPSEEWELEKLVEKVKEFVYLLADLQSNQLEDMTVSEIKAFLHEQVRIAYDLKEAQIDQVQPGLMRQAERFFILQRIDTLWREHLQQMDALRESVGLRGYGQKDPLIEYKSEGYELFLDMMVNIRRDVVYSLFMFQPQPQQMVQPSSEMV; from the coding sequence ATGCTAAAACTTTTGTTGGGCGACCCCAACGCTCGTAAGCTTAAAAAATACCAACCTTCTGTTACTGAAATTAACCTTCTAGAGGAAGAAATTAAGGCTCTTTCCGATGAGGAGTTAAAAGGTAAAACCGTCGAATTTAAACAACGGTTTGCCAAAGGCGAAACTCTGGATGACCTATTGCCCGAAGCTTACGCTGTTGTCCGGGAAGCAGGACGGCGAGTCTTGGGCTTGCGGCACTTTGATGTCCAACTCCTTGGCGGTATCATTTTGCATGTAGGGCAAATTGCCGAAATGAAAACCGGTGAGGGTAAAACGCTTGTAGCAACCTTACCGAGTTATTTAAATGGCCTTACTGGTAAAGGTGTACACGTCGTCACTGTGAACGATTACCTGGCTCGTCGGGATGCTGAATGGATGGGACAGGTGCATCGCTTCTTGGGGCTGAGTGTGGGGCTAATCCAGTCAACTATGACTCCCAGTGAACGCCAGAAAAACTATGATTGCGATATTACATACGTTACCAACAGCGAGGTAGGGTTTGACTACCTGCGGGATAACATGGCGACATCAATGGCAGATGTGGTGCAACGCCCGTTCAATTATTGCGTGATTGACGAAGTAGACTCGATTTTAATTGATGAGGCGCGGACACCGCTAATTATTTCCGGGCAGGTGGAAAGACCTACAGAAAAGTATCTGCAAGCAGCTGAAATCGCATTCACACTCAAAAAAGACGAGCATTATGATGTGGATGAAAAAGCTCGTAACGTGCTTTTGACAGATGAAGGATTTGCTGAATCCGAAAATCTTTTGGGAGTCACAGATTTATTTGATCCAGAAGATCCTTGGGCACACTTCGTTTTCAATGCAATTAAAGCTAAAGAACTTTTTCTCAAGGACGTAAATTACATCGTCCGCAATGGCGAAGTGGTAATTGTGGATGAATTTACCGGTCGGGTGCTACCCGGACGGCGCTGGAGTGATGGATTACACCAGGCTATTGAAGCCAAAGAACACGTAGATATTCAGCCAGAAACTCAAACTCTAGCGACAATTACTTATCAAAATCTGTTCTTGCTGTATCCAAAACTGGGTGGAATGACCGGAACGGCAAAAACGGAAGAACCAGAATTTGAAAAAATTTACAAGTTGGAAGTTGCGGTAATTCCTACTAACCGCGATCGCAGACGCGAAGATTTGTCTGATATGGTCTTTAAGACAGAACCGGGCAAGTGGGGTGCGATCGCTAGAGAATGTGCTGAAATGCATGAACTCGGCAGACCTGTATTAGTAGGAACCACTAGTGTAGAAAAATCCGAACTTCTGAGTAGGCTGCTGAAGGAATTGGCGATTCCCCACGAATTACTCAACGCCCGTCCCGAAAACGTCGAGCGTGAGGCGGAAATCGTCGCCCAAGCTGGACGAAAAGGTGCTGTTACCATTGCTACTAACATGGCTGGTAGAGGTACAGACATCATTTTGGGTGGTAACTCCGAATACATGGCACGTCTGAAGCTGCGGGAATACTTCATGCCCCGGATCGTCATGCCAGAAGATGAAGATAGCTTTGGCGTTCAAAGACCAGCCGGATTGCCTACAGGACATGGTGGTGGTCAAGGCTTTGTCCCTGGTAAAAAAGTCAAAACTTGGCGGGCTTCACCAGAAATTTTCCCCACCCAGTTGACAAAAGAAACAGAAAAACTACTTAAGGATGCAGTAGAAATTGCGGTGCGTGAATATGGCGATCGCAGTTTACCAGAACTGGAAGCTGAAGAAAAGGTAGCTGTAGCCGCAGAAAAAGCTCCCATTGATGACCCTGTGATTCAGAAATTGCGGGAAGCTTACAACCGCGTTAAGCAAGAATACGAACAATTTACTACCCGCGAACACGATGAGGTAGTGGGAATCGGTGGTTTGCACGTAATTGGTACAGAACGCCACGAATCGCGGCGGATTGACAACCAGTTGCGTGGACGTGCAGGAAGACAAGGCGACCCTGGAACCACGAGATTCTTCCTCAGTTTAGAGGATAACCTACTGCGGATTTTTGGTGGCGATCGCGTCGCTGGGTTAATGAATGCTTTCCAAGTGGAAGAAGATATGCCCATCGAATCTGGGATGCTCACCCGCAGTTTGGAAGGCGCACAGAAAAAAGTTGAAACCTACTACTACGACATCCGTAAGCAGGTGTTTGAGTATGACGAAGTGATGAATAATCAACGTCGTGCTATTTATGCTGAACGCCGTCGGGTGTTAGAAGGTCAAGACTTGAAAGAACAGGTAATCAAGTACGCCGAAAAAACGATGGATGACATCGTTGACTACTATATCAACGTAGACTTGCCCTCGGAAGAGTGGGAGTTAGAAAAGCTGGTTGAGAAAGTTAAAGAATTCGTCTATCTGTTAGCGGATTTGCAATCAAATCAATTAGAAGATATGACAGTCAGCGAGATTAAAGCCTTCCTCCACGAACAGGTGCGAATTGCTTACGACCTCAAAGAAGCGCAGATTGACCAAGTTCAACCCGGACTTATGCGCCAAGCAGAACGTTTCTTTATTTTGCAACGCATTGATACTCTGTGGCGGGAACACTTGCAACAAATGGATGCCTTACGCGAATCGGTAGGATTACGTGGTTACGGTCAAAAAGACCCACTGATTGAATACAAGAGCGAGGGTTACGAATTGTTCTTGGATATGATGGTCAACATCCGCCGAGACGTTGTTTACTCGTTGTTCATGTTCCAGCCGCAGCCTCAGCAGATGGTGCAGCCTTCGTCTGAGATGGTGTAA
- a CDS encoding type II toxin-antitoxin system PemK/MazF family toxin: protein MSSPDRGEVWLVDLGYTAKVRPCLIISIPALEQDRALATLIPHTTSSRGSRFEVALKVNFLRAGVFDVQNIITIPHAKLLRKLGDLTPEQLVEVEKVLLFWLGLEERDFDSDE from the coding sequence ATGAGTAGCCCTGATCGTGGAGAAGTTTGGCTTGTCGATCTTGGCTACACAGCAAAAGTTAGACCATGTTTAATTATTAGTATTCCTGCCCTAGAGCAAGATCGAGCACTAGCAACCTTAATTCCTCATACCACTAGCTCACGCGGTTCAAGATTTGAGGTGGCGCTAAAGGTAAACTTTCTCCGAGCTGGAGTGTTTGATGTACAAAATATTATTACAATTCCACATGCAAAGTTACTCCGAAAGTTGGGAGACTTGACACCGGAACAACTAGTTGAAGTTGAAAAAGTATTACTCTTTTGGCTGGGATTGGAGGAGAGAGATTTTGACAGCGATGAGTAG
- a CDS encoding 2-isopropylmalate synthase — MTNKTDRIIIFDTTLRDGEQCPGATLNIDEKLVIAKQLARLGVDIIEAGFAFASPGDFEAVSKIAKIVGTENGPVICSLARAIKADIEAAAEALKPAVNARIHTFISTSDIHLEYQLRKSRAEVLAIAEEMVAYAKSFMTDVEFSPMDAARSDPEFLYQVLERTIAAGATTVNIPDTVGYTTPSEFGAIIKGIIENVPNIDQAIISVHGHNDLGLAVANFLEAVKNGARQLECTINGIGERAGNASLEELVMALHVRRQYFNPYLGRPEESQESLTNIDTRQIYKTSRLVSNLTGMLVQPNKAIVGANAFAHESGIHQDGVLKNKLTYEIMDAQLIGLTDNQIVLGKHSGRNAFRTRLKELGFELSDTELNKAFVRFKEVADKKKDISDWDLEAIVNDEIQQAPDLFRVELVQVSCGSNARPTATVTLRTPEGEELTDAAIGTGPVDAVYKAINRVVNVPNELIEFSVQSVTAGIDAIGEVTIRLRYESKVFSGHAANTDIIVASAQAYVNALNRLYSALQKQEKPEEVSAQKV, encoded by the coding sequence ATGACAAACAAAACAGATCGAATCATCATTTTTGATACTACACTGCGAGATGGAGAGCAGTGTCCAGGAGCGACTCTGAATATAGACGAAAAGCTAGTTATTGCCAAGCAACTGGCGCGTCTGGGCGTGGATATAATTGAGGCAGGCTTTGCCTTTGCTAGTCCCGGAGATTTTGAAGCAGTCAGCAAGATTGCCAAAATTGTGGGAACAGAAAATGGCCCAGTAATTTGCAGTTTGGCAAGAGCGATTAAAGCAGATATTGAAGCAGCCGCAGAAGCATTAAAACCAGCAGTTAACGCCAGGATTCACACATTTATTTCCACTTCTGATATACATTTAGAGTATCAGTTGCGGAAGTCACGGGCAGAAGTGCTAGCGATCGCAGAAGAAATGGTAGCTTATGCCAAGTCCTTCATGACAGATGTAGAATTTTCGCCGATGGATGCGGCTCGTTCCGATCCAGAATTTCTTTACCAAGTGTTAGAGAGAACGATCGCAGCTGGTGCAACTACAGTTAACATTCCCGATACTGTAGGTTACACAACCCCTAGCGAATTTGGGGCAATCATTAAGGGGATTATCGAAAATGTCCCTAACATCGACCAAGCGATTATTTCCGTTCACGGTCATAATGATTTAGGCTTGGCAGTTGCTAACTTCTTAGAAGCCGTGAAAAATGGCGCACGGCAACTAGAATGTACCATCAATGGTATTGGCGAACGCGCCGGAAATGCATCATTAGAAGAATTAGTGATGGCGTTGCATGTGCGGCGACAATATTTTAATCCTTATTTGGGAAGGCCAGAAGAATCTCAAGAATCCCTGACAAATATCGACACTCGGCAAATTTACAAAACCTCACGCCTAGTTTCCAATTTGACGGGAATGTTAGTACAACCAAATAAAGCGATCGTTGGCGCGAATGCCTTTGCTCATGAGTCTGGGATTCACCAAGATGGTGTGCTAAAAAATAAGCTTACCTACGAAATTATGGATGCCCAATTGATTGGCTTAACAGACAATCAAATAGTTTTGGGCAAACATTCAGGCAGAAATGCTTTCCGCACTCGGTTGAAAGAATTGGGCTTTGAACTGTCAGATACTGAATTAAATAAAGCCTTTGTCAGATTCAAAGAAGTAGCAGATAAAAAGAAAGATATTTCTGATTGGGATTTGGAAGCGATCGTTAATGATGAAATCCAACAAGCACCCGATTTATTCCGGGTAGAATTGGTGCAAGTTTCCTGTGGTAGCAACGCCCGTCCTACAGCTACAGTTACCTTGCGTACCCCAGAAGGTGAAGAATTAACTGATGCTGCGATCGGTACTGGGCCAGTAGATGCAGTCTACAAAGCCATCAACCGGGTGGTGAATGTCCCCAACGAGTTGATTGAGTTTTCTGTGCAGTCAGTAACAGCCGGTATTGATGCCATTGGAGAAGTAACGATTCGTTTACGTTATGAATCTAAAGTGTTTTCTGGTCATGCAGCGAACACAGATATCATCGTGGCATCCGCGCAAGCTTATGTAAATGCGCTCAACAGGCTGTATTCTGCGTTGCAAAAGCAAGAAAAGCCAGAGGAAGTATCTGCACAGAAAGTCTGA
- a CDS encoding helix-turn-helix domain-containing protein: MPCQPLTITLSDTDQQALEKLVNRPSTPQQIAQRARIVLKAALGQNNAEIARALDISIKMARHWRHYWVKTTEQSKTVMERLRDRPRPGSPLKFTLEQQVECMAFGVP, translated from the coding sequence ATGCCTTGCCAACCGCTGACAATCACCCTGAGTGATACTGACCAGCAAGCCCTGGAAAAGTTAGTAAATCGACCCAGTACGCCGCAGCAAATTGCACAACGTGCCCGGATTGTGCTAAAAGCCGCGTTGGGACAAAACAATGCCGAAATTGCTCGAGCGCTCGATATAAGTATCAAGATGGCGCGGCACTGGCGACACTATTGGGTTAAGACCACCGAGCAATCCAAGACAGTGATGGAGCGATTGCGCGATCGCCCGCGTCCTGGTTCGCCGTTAAAATTTACCCTAGAACAGCAAGTTGAATGCATGGCTTTCGGCGTGCCGTGA
- a CDS encoding GNAT family N-acetyltransferase — translation MHTEKHITIREATTKEDSLIAKHSYQMWLDIGVHKSNIDLDWRKITLKFIEEARRDLFYKAFVAEVDNTVVGSASCQLFAGLYPNVFKDEYRKFGYIWGVYVEQSYRRQGIAKCLTNRAIEYLKAIGCTRVLLNASPLGKPVYSSLGFSEGNVMQLDLI, via the coding sequence ATGCACACAGAAAAACATATCACGATCAGAGAAGCCACGACTAAAGAAGACTCACTGATTGCAAAACACTCCTACCAAATGTGGCTAGATATTGGTGTACATAAAAGTAATATCGATCTTGATTGGCGGAAGATTACCCTCAAATTCATAGAAGAGGCGCGTCGGGATTTGTTTTACAAGGCTTTTGTTGCAGAGGTTGATAATACAGTTGTGGGTTCTGCAAGTTGTCAACTTTTTGCAGGCTTATACCCGAATGTTTTCAAAGATGAATACCGCAAGTTTGGATATATTTGGGGCGTTTATGTAGAACAATCTTACCGCAGACAAGGCATTGCTAAATGCCTAACTAATAGAGCAATTGAATATTTAAAAGCGATCGGTTGCACGCGAGTACTTCTTAACGCCTCGCCATTAGGTAAACCAGTTTACTCCAGTCTCGGTTTCTCTGAAGGGAATGTAATGCAATTGGATTTGATTTAA